One window of the Salvia splendens isolate huo1 chromosome 1, SspV2, whole genome shotgun sequence genome contains the following:
- the LOC121748391 gene encoding putative pentatricopeptide repeat-containing protein At5g09950 has protein sequence MFPPSSSRRLFCTCISADSGFTYLANAAVLRSNSAQGSRPFAFLDDQNKKQARAENHDQMAGNPFEMHESSVSHKYELLIEKFRFCRADLEAKQFHSHVIKDGFVGDLFTGNTLINAYARSGDMPSAHNVFDEMPDRNSVTWSCLISGYTHSESFEEALDAFGRMVSAGFTPNHYALGSALRACQRLGSEGLKYGLQIHGLVSKTPYAFDVVVCNVLISMYGNCIAGSIGSDFAHRVFDGIANRNSVSWNSLISVYSQRGDVDTAFCLFTDMQTEGSVVGFRPTEYTFGSLITVASESVSTGKGSLLLMQLLAKIQMSGLLEDLYVGSALVNAFARTGVVDTAKSIFQHMGSRNAVSWNGLMVGLVKLKRGEEAVELFLDTRDLVRLNSDSYVHLLSTFGEFSCEEIGRRKGKEVHGYLVRTGMIDSSTSVGNSLINMYAKCSAVEDACSVFNLMFDKDSVSWSSMISGFDQNECFQDALLSFRTMKRIGLIPSNFTLISTLSSCSSLGWMVTGEQIHSEAVKLGLNLDVSVSNTLLSLYADTGCISECRKLFSFLHDHDQVSWNIIVKAFSDSEASITEATGYFIDMMRAGRSPNCVTFINILAAAASLSCVELAHQIHALAIKCRVMDNNSVISSLLTCYGKCREISYCERIFSTMAEKDDSSWNSMISGYIHNELLTEAMHLVWLMLHNGQKLDRFTFATVLSACASVATLEHGMEIHACAARACFVSDVVIGSALVDMYAKCGRIEYASRFFELMPLRNVYSWNSMISGYARHGDGHRALEIFAKMKLENQPPDHVTFVGVLSACSHVGLVSEGYHHFESMKRENNIEPRIEHFSCMVDLLGRAGEFEKLESFINRMPIEPNVLIWRTVLGACGRANGRLLDLGSRAAKMLKELEPQNAVNYVLLANMYASSQKWERVAESRHAMKVAAARKEAGCSWVAMKDGIHVFVSGDKSHPDTDAIYEKLGELRERMKAAGYVAQVDYALYDLEVESKEEILNYHSERLAIAFVLTRKSEMPIRIMKNLRVCGDCHSAFKYVSKIVSRQIVLRDSNRFHHFTDGKCSCNDYW, from the coding sequence ATGTTTCCTCCTTCATCATCGCGCCGGCTATTTTGCACCTGCATTTCGGCAGACTCGGGTTTTACTTATCTCGCCAATGCCGCAGTTCTACGCTCAAACTCAGCTCAGGGCAGCCGCCCGTTCGCTTTCCTTGACGACCAGAATAAAAAACAAGCGCGAGCTGAGAACCATGACCAGATGGCTGGAAATCCATTTGAAATGCACGAATCTTCAGTATCGCACAAGTACGAGCTTTTGATTGAGAAGTTCCGATTTTGTCGAGCTGACCTCGAAGCCAAGCAGTTCCATTCACATGTAATCAAGGATGGGTTTGTTGGCGATCTGTTTACGGGAAATACGCTCATCAATGCTTATGCTAGGAGCGGGGATATGCCGTCTGCTCATAATGTGTTCGATGAAATGCCTGATAGAAATTCGGTTACATGGTCGTGTTTGATTTCTGGATACACTCATAGTGAAAGTTTTGAAGAGGCTTTAGATGCATTTGGAAGAATGGTGTCTGCAGGGTTTACTCCAAACCATTATGCACTCGGGAGTGCTCTGAGAGCTTGTCAGAGATTGGGAAGTGAGGGGTTGAAATATGGGTTGCAAATCCATGGTTTAGTTTCCAAAACTCCTTATGCGTTTGATGTTGTTGTGTGCAATGTCTTGATCTCCATGTATGGGAATTGCATTGCGGGTTCCATTGGTAGTGATTTTGCTCACCGCGTTTTTGATGGGATAGCAAATAGGAATTCTGTATCGTGGAACTCCTTGATATCAGTTTACTCTCAGAGAGGAGATGTTGATACTGCTTTCTGTCTTTTCACTGATATGCAAACGGAGGGTTCAGTGGTTGGTTTTAGGCCTACGGAATACACATTTGGCAGCTTAATAACTGTTGCATCGGAGTCCGTTAGTACTGGGAAAGGTTCCTTGTTGTTAATGCAGTTGCTGGCAAAGATTCAGATGTCGGGACTTTTAGAAGATTTATACGTGGGTAGTGCTCTAGTGAATGCTTTTGCAAGGACTGGTGTGGTTGATACGGCCAAGAGCATATTCCAGCATATGGGTTCAAGGAATGCAGTTTCTTGGAACGGCTTGATGGTTGGGTTGGTGAAGCTTAAGCGAGGAGAAGAAGCTGTTGAGCTATTCTTGGATACGAGGGACCTGGTTAGGCTAAATTCTGATAGCTATGTTCATCTTTTGAGCACCTTTGGTGAGTTCTCATGTGAAGAAATAGGAAGAAGGAAGGGGAAGGAGGTGCATGGGTATCTCGTGCGAACTGGGATGATTGATTCAAGTACTTCTGTTGGAAATAGTTTGATTAACATGTATGCAAAGTGCAGTGCTGTTGAAGATGCTTGTTCTGTTTTTAACTTGATGTTTGATAAAGATTCAGTTTCATGGAGTTCCATGATCTCTGGGTTTGACCAGAATGAGTGTTTTCAAGACGCACTATTGAGCTTCCGCACAATGAAGAGAATTGGACTTATCCCTTCAAATTTCACGTTGATCAGCACATTGAGTTCTTGCAGTAGTCTAGGCTGGATGGTTACGGGAGAGCAAATACACTCAGAAGCAGTGAAATTGGGACTAAATTTGGATGTTTCGGTATCAAACACCCTTCTTTCACTCTATGCTGATACCGGTTGTATCTCTGAGTGCAGGAAGCTGTTCTCCTTCTTGCATGATCACGATCAGGTGTCATGGAATATCATTGTCAAGGCGTTTAGTGATTCTGAGGCATCAATCACTGAAGCCACCGGATATTTTATAGACATGATGCGAGCTGGACGGAGCCCCAATTGTGTAACCTTCATAAATATTCTTGCAGCAGCTGCATCTCTTTCCTGCGTCGAACTTGCGCATCAAATACATGCCCTGGCGATAAAATGCCGTGTTATGGATAACAATTCCGTTATAAGTTCTCTGCTCACTTGCTATGGAAAGTGCAGAGAAATAAGTTACTGTGAAAGAATATTCTCAACAATGGCAGAGAAGGATGATTCCAGCTGGAACTCCATGATATCAGGATACATACACAATGAGCTTCTGACAGAGGCTATGCATTTAGTCTGGCTTATGTTGCACAATGGCCAAAAATTAGATCGCTTCACTTTTGCCACTGTTCTTAGCGCTTGTGCTTCAGTTGCGACACTGGAGCATGGCATGGAGATTCACGCGTGTGCAGCTCGAGCTTGCTTTGTCTCTGATGTGGTTATCGGGAGTGCACTTGTGGACATGTACGCTAAATGTGGGAGGATTGAGTACGCCTCAAGATTCTTCGAGCTGATGCCTCTCCGAAATGTGTACTCCTGGAACTCCATGATATCTGGCTATGCACGCCACGGTGACGGCCATAGAGCTCTGGAAATATTCGCAAAGATGAAACTGGAAAACCAGCCACCAGATCATGTGACCTTCGTTGGGGTCCTATCAGCTTGCAGCCATGTCGGGTTAGTCAGTGAAGGCTATCACCATTTTGAGTCGATGAAGAGAGAGAACAACATTGAACCACGGATCGAGCACTTCTCATGTATGGTAGATCTCCTCGGCAGAGCAGGCGAATTCGAGAAGCTGGAGAGCTTCATAAACAGAATGCCAATAGAGCCGAATGTCCTCATATGGAGGACTGTTCTTGGAGCTTGCGGCCGAGCAAACGGCCGCCTGCTGGACTTAGGCAGTAGGGCGGCTAAGATGTTGAAGGAGTTGGAGCCTCAAAACGCTGTCAACTACGTGCTTCTTGCTAATATGTACGCCTCTTCGCAGAAATGGGAGCGAGTTGCAGAGTCCCGCCATGCAATGAAGGTGGCGGCGGCTAGGAAAGAAGCTGGGTGCAGTTGGGTCGCCATGAAGGATGGGATACACGTCTTCGTCTCTGGAGACAAGTCCCATCCTGACACGGATGCCATATATGAGAAGCTTGGTGAACTGCGTGAGAGAATGAAGGCGGCTGGATACGTGGCCCAGGTGGATTATGCTCTCTATGATCTTGAAGTGGAGAGCAAGGAGGAGATATTGAATTATCATAGTGAGAGACTTGCCATTGCTTTCGTTCTTACCCGCAAATCAGAGATGCCGATAAGGATCATGAAGAATCTTCGAGTTTGTGGAGACTGCCATTCAGCATTCAAATATGTGTCCAAGATTGTGAGCAGGCAGATTGTGCTGCGTGACTCCAACAGATTTCATCATTTCACGGATGGCAAATGTTCATGTAATGACTACTGGTGA
- the LOC121781098 gene encoding rRNA biogenesis protein rrp36-like: MAAIANRISSDTARYENVAIQLHEDDDEEEDDGDDDETKNNEKSEPDEDVESNMSSFEALLETEIEPKSDQKQEIHQEKGTLPECLLLMMSEPKLSMEVSKETWVCSTDFIRLDPERPRRAAAKADAEPPMVKKRAFVEKSKPRVPEPPKRNSDSQPARSSCSLRADGKCELLELTRCKSEPSF, encoded by the exons ATGGCCGCCATTGCTAACAGGATTAGCTCTGATACAGCGAGGTACGAAAATGTAGCAATTCAACTCCATGAAGACGAcgacgaagaagaagatgatggtgatgatgatgaaacTA AGAATAATGAAAAATCCGAGCCAGACGAAGATGTTGAATCCAATATGTCCTCATTTGAAGCTCTTTTAGAAACAGAGATTGAACCAAAATCAGATCAAAAGCAGGAAATTCATCAAGAAAAGGGGACATTGCCGGAATGCTTGCTGTTGATGATGAGCGAGCCGAAGCTGTCAATGGAGGTCTCCAAAGAAACGTGGGTTTGCTCCACCGACTTCATTCGGCTGGATCCGGAGCGCCCAAGGAGGGCCGCCGCCAAAGCCGATGCAGAGCCTCCAATGGTGAAGAAGAGGGCCTTTGTGGAGAAGTCGAAGCCCCGAGTTCCTGAGCCGCCAAAGAGGAACAGCGACTCGCAGCCGGCGCGGTCGTCGTGCTCTCTGCGGGCCGACGGGAAGTGCGAGCTGCTGGAGCTGACTAGGTGCAAGTCGGAGCCGTCGTTTTAG